One window of the Rhipicephalus sanguineus isolate Rsan-2018 chromosome 2, BIME_Rsan_1.4, whole genome shotgun sequence genome contains the following:
- the LOC119382110 gene encoding uncharacterized protein LOC119382110 — MTTPLNEEEAASPSTEQSPSQEEPHWAFSRLTVERALKRVRARTATGPDDIPARILKCLGEDSREQLAEILTAIIEGEPIPKNGMKARIERALLNSNLGFSMRFSTTSASENYHLPGLAFADDLVVMAESNQDLQSLLDICQTEVASLGLRFNTKKSAVVCLAGGNTDTAALTLGGEPLTARNDYRYLGVTLCVDAAKYSLHETMIRQAALQQAQRILHRRCLWGCNRFQMIRDLWKMVHVPGLTFGNAVVCLSPTTREWLERQQREVGRAALGCHGRVANEAVQGDVGWSSFEAREATSKIAYQGRLMLMRRTRWARRVFEYLSATCMRTDWTRRIYQLEKNVWLL; from the exons ATGACTACTCCCCTCAATGAAGAGGAGGCAGCCAGTCCCAGTACTGAACAGTCTCCAAGCCAAGAAGAACCACACTGGGCCTTCTCGAGGCTCACAGTGGAACGGGCTTTGAAGCGGGTTAGGGCTCGAACGGCCACTGGTCCTGACGACATACCAGCGCGCATACTGAAGTGCTTGGGAGAGGACTCGAGGGAACAGCTCGCAGAGATCCTCACAGCCATCATTGAAGGCGAGCCCATCCCTAAGAATGGCATGAAGGCAAG GATAGAGAGGGCCTTGCTGAACTCAAACCTCGGGTTTAGCATGCGATTCAGCACAACTAGTGCCAGCGAGAACTACCACCTGCCTGGTTTGGCATTCGCAGACGATCTGGTTGTTATGGCAGAGAGTAACCAGGATTTGCAGTCCCTCCTCGACATCTGCCAGACAGAGGTTGCGAGTCTTGGACTTCGGTTCAACACTAAGAAATCAGCGGTTGTCTGTCTGGCAGGAGGGAACACGGATACAGCGGCGCTGACCTTGGGAGGAGAACCACTGACTGCACGCAACGACTACAGGTACCTTGGTGTTACCCTGTGTGTGGatgccgcaaaatacagtctacACGAGACCATGATTCGACAGGCGGCGCTGCAGCAAGCTCAACGAATCCTTCATCGTCGATGCCTCTGGGGCTGCAACCGCTTCCAAATGATCCGCGACTTATGGAAAATGGTGCACGTGCCGGGTCTGACGTTTGGAAACGCCGTTGTGTGCCTATCACCAACGACACGGGAGTGGTTGGAGCGCCAGCAGAGAGAGGTCGGCCGTGCGGCGCTTGGTTGCCATGGTCGAGTTGCCAACGAGGCGGTGCAGGGGGATGTCGGCTGGTCCAGCTTTGAGGCTCGGGAAGCCACCAGCAAGATTGCTTACCAGGGTCGTCTCATGCTCATGCGACGCACTCGGTGGGCGCGTCGTGTGTTCGAGTACCTGTCAGCAACCTGCATGCGGACGGACTGGACGCGACGAATCTACCAACTGGAAAAAAACGTATGGCTTCTTTAA